A window of the Nisaea acidiphila genome harbors these coding sequences:
- a CDS encoding LysR family transcriptional regulator has protein sequence MLTDWDDYRVFLTLARERSLTAAAKELNVSHPTVARRVKSLEDAIGARLFDRLPDGYVLTPAAEQLLADVEAMDDAAQAIERRSLGLTDTARGTVRVSVGEHMMQFLTRHLVELRDRLPEIEIEFHVTHLMANLSRREADISIREVVPDAADLVTRRIGRFRYAVYGTPQLIGQIGGGGSGCDPLNGSLAYLPWIGFDEAHQYMPGQAWIRRLLGNRTPAMRTNNGNSLHYAVSSGAGVTVLPCFIGDPDPNLVRATPVLEDVIADQWMLVHRDLRTLPRVRAMMDELARLFQTAKPELEGAV, from the coding sequence ATGCTGACCGATTGGGACGATTACCGGGTCTTTCTGACCCTTGCGCGCGAACGCAGCCTGACGGCCGCGGCGAAGGAGCTGAATGTCAGCCATCCGACCGTTGCGCGCCGTGTGAAGTCGCTGGAGGACGCCATCGGCGCCCGCCTGTTCGACCGGCTGCCCGACGGCTACGTGCTCACACCCGCGGCCGAGCAGCTGCTGGCGGATGTCGAGGCGATGGACGATGCCGCCCAGGCGATCGAGCGCCGCAGCCTAGGCCTTACGGACACCGCGCGCGGGACCGTGCGGGTCTCCGTCGGCGAGCATATGATGCAATTCCTCACCCGCCACCTCGTCGAGCTGCGCGACCGGCTGCCGGAGATCGAGATCGAGTTCCACGTCACGCATTTGATGGCGAACCTGTCGCGGCGGGAAGCGGATATCTCGATCCGCGAGGTGGTGCCGGATGCCGCGGACCTGGTGACGCGGCGGATCGGCCGCTTCCGCTACGCGGTCTACGGCACGCCGCAGCTCATCGGCCAGATCGGCGGCGGCGGAAGCGGCTGCGATCCGCTGAACGGCTCGCTCGCCTATCTGCCCTGGATCGGGTTCGACGAGGCCCACCAGTACATGCCCGGCCAGGCCTGGATCCGCCGCCTGCTGGGCAACCGGACGCCGGCGATGCGGACCAATAACGGCAACAGCCTGCATTACGCAGTCTCGTCAGGTGCCGGCGTGACGGTGCTGCCCTGCTTCATCGGCGACCCGGACCCGAACCTTGTGCGCGCGACGCCGGTGCTCGAGGACGTGATCGCCGACCAGTGGATGCTGGTCCACCGCGACCTCCGCACCCTGCCCCGGGTGCGGGCGATGATGGACGAGCTGGCGCGGCTGTTCCAGACCGCGAAGCCTGAACTGGAGGGGGCAGTTTAA
- a CDS encoding M20 family metallopeptidase translates to MSPDSSVPSNTPKVDPEDILEGILDWVEAESPTTDAAAVNKVADKVQDLYKDLGLAIERTPGRDGFGDIIRARTANASGEKGILVLCHIDTVHPVGVKDGELKIRREGDEIYGPGIYDMKSGAYLPYYAYRHLHRLGGTTKLPVTFLYVSEEEVGSPISQEIIEEEARKAKYVLVTEPARDGGKVVVARKGVGRFVMKITGRPAHAGAKHEDGRSAISELANQIRAIDAMVDYERGVTTNVGMISGGTAVNVVARDVVAEIDLRVLTKEDGEEMTAKILGLKALTPDVSVEVTGGMNRPPFEATEESLKLFEHAKVCAAEAGLTLEATESTGGGSDGNFTAALGVPTLDGLGADGAGAHTLEEKIFFSSLEPRAKMWVRLLETLE, encoded by the coding sequence ATGAGCCCGGACTCCTCCGTCCCGTCCAACACTCCGAAAGTCGATCCCGAAGACATCCTCGAAGGCATCCTCGACTGGGTCGAGGCGGAAAGCCCGACCACCGACGCCGCGGCGGTCAACAAGGTCGCCGATAAGGTCCAGGACCTCTACAAGGACCTCGGTCTCGCGATCGAGCGCACGCCGGGCCGCGACGGTTTCGGCGACATCATCCGCGCGCGCACCGCGAACGCGTCCGGCGAGAAGGGCATTCTGGTCCTCTGCCATATCGACACGGTGCACCCGGTCGGCGTGAAGGACGGCGAGTTGAAGATCCGCCGCGAGGGCGACGAGATCTACGGCCCCGGCATCTACGACATGAAGTCCGGCGCCTACCTGCCTTATTACGCCTACCGCCACCTGCATCGCCTCGGCGGCACGACGAAACTGCCGGTGACCTTCCTCTATGTCTCCGAGGAAGAAGTCGGCAGCCCGATCAGCCAGGAAATCATCGAGGAAGAGGCCCGCAAGGCGAAATACGTGCTCGTCACCGAGCCCGCGCGCGACGGCGGCAAGGTCGTCGTGGCGCGCAAAGGAGTCGGCCGCTTCGTCATGAAGATCACCGGCCGACCGGCCCATGCCGGCGCCAAGCACGAGGACGGCCGCAGCGCGATCAGCGAGCTCGCCAACCAGATCAGGGCGATCGACGCCATGGTCGATTACGAGCGCGGCGTCACCACCAATGTCGGCATGATCAGCGGCGGCACCGCAGTCAACGTGGTCGCGCGCGACGTGGTTGCGGAAATCGACCTCCGCGTCCTCACCAAGGAGGACGGCGAGGAGATGACAGCGAAAATCCTCGGCCTCAAAGCCTTGACCCCGGACGTCAGTGTCGAGGTCACCGGCGGCATGAACCGTCCGCCCTTCGAGGCGACCGAGGAGAGCCTGAAGCTTTTCGAGCACGCGAAGGTCTGCGCCGCCGAAGCCGGCCTCACCCTCGAAGCGACCGAGAGCACAGGCGGCGGCAGCGACGGCAACTTCACCGCCGCCCTCGGCGTCCCCACCCTCGACGGCCTCGGCGCCGATGGCGCGGGTGCGCATACGCTGGAAGAGAAGATCTTTTTCTCCTCGCTCGAGCCCCGCGCCAAGATGTGGGTGCGCTTGCTGGAGACGCTTGAGTAG
- a CDS encoding GIY-YIG nuclease family protein has product MGPFLCILASKRNGTLYTGVTSDLTARVAQHKRGMAGGFTAQYGVKTLVYFELHETMENAVRRERQVKKWRRRWKLELIERQNPRWRDLYPDLF; this is encoded by the coding sequence ATGGGACCATTTCTTTGCATCCTCGCCAGCAAACGCAACGGGACGCTCTATACCGGCGTCACGTCGGATCTGACGGCTCGAGTCGCGCAGCACAAACGTGGAATGGCCGGCGGCTTCACTGCACAATACGGCGTCAAGACGCTGGTCTATTTCGAGCTGCACGAGACCATGGAAAATGCGGTTCGGCGCGAGCGTCAGGTCAAGAAATGGCGCCGCCGCTGGAAGCTCGAACTGATCGAACGGCAGAACCCGCGTTGGCGCGATCTGTATCCGGATTTGTTCTGA
- a CDS encoding pyridoxamine 5'-phosphate oxidase family protein, with protein MAKIETVEALRAIYKPAAGRAVEKELSALDPHCKRFIELSPFLLLATHNADGVVDITPRGDGPGFVAVPDGKTIVIPDRPGNNRLDSLTNILSNPTCSVIFMIPGVDETLRIRGTAEIRDDADLLAGFEVKGRLPATVLRISVDLAFLHCAKALMRSRLWNPDAQIERSTLPTLGQMIKDQLNLNVEVESQEEMVARYKEALY; from the coding sequence ATGGCGAAGATCGAGACTGTCGAGGCGCTGCGCGCAATTTACAAGCCAGCGGCGGGCCGCGCGGTCGAGAAAGAGCTGAGCGCCCTTGATCCGCACTGCAAGCGGTTCATCGAACTCTCGCCTTTCCTCCTGCTGGCCACCCATAACGCGGACGGCGTCGTTGACATCACGCCGCGCGGGGACGGACCGGGGTTCGTCGCCGTCCCCGACGGCAAGACCATCGTCATTCCCGACAGGCCGGGGAACAATCGGCTGGATTCGCTGACAAACATCCTCTCGAATCCGACATGCTCTGTCATCTTCATGATTCCGGGCGTTGACGAGACGCTGCGCATTCGCGGCACCGCCGAGATTAGGGACGATGCGGATCTGCTCGCCGGCTTCGAGGTCAAGGGCCGGCTTCCGGCGACGGTTCTCAGGATCTCCGTCGATCTCGCTTTCCTGCATTGCGCCAAGGCGCTGATGCGCTCGCGCCTCTGGAACCCGGACGCGCAGATCGAGCGCTCCACGCTTCCGACCCTTGGTCAGATGATCAAGGACCAGCTCAATCTCAATGTCGAGGTGGAGAGCCAGGAAGAGATGGTCGCGCGCTATAAGGAAGCGCTCTACTGA
- a CDS encoding adenylate/guanylate cyclase domain-containing protein — protein sequence MSTLLSREFVYHFDAPRTLVWEALADTKRYNESIGLPKHEIREEEQPDGSVRFFATAKLGPVTLHWEDIPQEWASGRWFRHRRLFLKGPLKQLNVFVRFEDEGEGCVVHYRIDVEPAGLLGGLIARKGIFATTERNFHQVSENVEAWAKEQAETPYPTEPVTLDETHSRRLETALGRVDASRYGHGLGRRLAEWLLSAQEVDLMSIRPLKLARMWEEEERHVIELCLEAVKDGLLESRWDLLCPRCKGAKLTTSGLDELPEGAHCPSCNISYDRDFARNVELTFQPAAGIRKVVHGEFCLFGPMSTPHVRLQVRVAPGGSESVETALAPGSYRIRTLEPGPERILDFSGGGFPALSIGEAEIAVETEEPELGTVTLRNRCERPRVVIVEARDWAEDALTAHRVTTMQAFRNLFAEDVLRGGDEVGIAHITLMFTDLSGSTALYEKIGDAPAYGLVREHFDFLSRIVRDNDGGVIKTIGDAVMAAFTEPGNGIKAALEIREHVAEFNRAHRSNPIGLKLGLHAGPCIAVTLNGRLDYFGGTVNMAARLQGEAGPGEIVISEAIAADPAAAEMLKSQWLEADRQAIRGFKDPVSFRRLPPGGTAIKSASE from the coding sequence ATGAGCACCCTGCTGTCGCGTGAGTTCGTCTACCATTTCGACGCGCCCCGTACGCTTGTCTGGGAGGCGCTGGCCGACACCAAGCGATACAACGAATCCATCGGCCTGCCGAAGCACGAGATCCGCGAGGAGGAGCAGCCGGACGGAAGCGTCCGCTTCTTCGCCACCGCGAAACTCGGTCCGGTCACCCTGCACTGGGAAGACATTCCCCAGGAATGGGCCTCGGGACGCTGGTTCCGACACCGCCGCCTGTTTCTGAAAGGCCCGCTGAAGCAGCTCAATGTCTTCGTCCGCTTCGAGGACGAGGGCGAGGGCTGCGTGGTGCATTACCGGATCGACGTCGAGCCCGCCGGCCTCCTCGGCGGCCTGATCGCCCGCAAGGGTATCTTCGCGACGACGGAACGGAACTTCCATCAGGTCTCGGAAAACGTAGAGGCCTGGGCGAAGGAACAGGCCGAGACGCCCTACCCGACGGAACCGGTCACGCTGGACGAGACCCACAGCCGCCGCCTGGAAACCGCGCTCGGCCGGGTCGACGCCTCGCGCTACGGCCACGGGCTCGGGCGCCGGCTCGCGGAATGGCTGCTCTCGGCCCAGGAGGTCGACCTGATGAGCATCCGCCCGCTGAAGCTCGCGCGGATGTGGGAGGAAGAAGAACGCCACGTCATCGAGCTTTGCCTCGAGGCGGTGAAGGACGGGCTGCTCGAAAGCCGCTGGGATCTGCTCTGCCCGCGCTGCAAGGGCGCCAAGCTGACCACTTCCGGCCTCGACGAACTGCCGGAAGGCGCGCATTGCCCCTCCTGCAACATCAGTTACGACCGCGACTTCGCCCGGAACGTGGAACTGACCTTCCAGCCGGCGGCAGGGATCCGCAAGGTCGTGCACGGCGAATTCTGCCTGTTCGGACCGATGTCGACGCCTCATGTCCGCCTGCAGGTCCGCGTCGCGCCCGGCGGCAGCGAGAGTGTCGAGACAGCGCTCGCGCCCGGCTCCTACCGTATCCGCACCCTGGAACCCGGCCCCGAGCGGATCCTCGACTTCTCGGGCGGCGGATTTCCCGCGCTCTCCATCGGCGAAGCGGAGATTGCCGTCGAGACAGAGGAACCGGAGCTGGGCACGGTCACCCTCCGGAACCGATGCGAGCGCCCCCGCGTCGTCATCGTCGAGGCCCGCGACTGGGCCGAGGACGCACTCACCGCGCACCGTGTCACCACGATGCAGGCTTTCCGCAACCTCTTCGCCGAGGACGTGCTGCGCGGCGGGGACGAGGTGGGGATCGCCCATATCACCCTGATGTTCACGGATCTCTCCGGCTCGACCGCCCTCTACGAGAAGATCGGCGACGCACCGGCCTACGGCCTCGTACGGGAGCATTTCGATTTTCTCTCCCGTATCGTCCGGGACAATGACGGCGGCGTCATCAAGACCATCGGCGACGCGGTCATGGCGGCCTTTACCGAACCGGGAAACGGCATCAAGGCCGCGCTCGAAATTCGCGAGCATGTCGCGGAGTTCAACCGCGCGCACCGGTCCAACCCGATCGGTCTCAAGCTCGGCCTGCATGCCGGCCCCTGCATCGCCGTCACCCTGAACGGCCGGCTGGATTATTTCGGCGGCACAGTGAACATGGCGGCCCGGCTGCAAGGCGAGGCCGGGCCCGGCGAGATCGTGATCAGCGAGGCCATTGCCGCCGATCCCGCGGCGGCGGAGATGCTGAAATCGCAATGGCTGGAGGCGGACCGGCAAGCTATAAGAGGCTTCAAAGATCCCGTCAGCTTCCGGCGGCTCCCGCCGGGCGGCACAGCAATAAAATCAGCATCCGAATGA
- a CDS encoding aromatic ring-hydroxylating oxygenase subunit alpha has translation MNDLSQKTDDGFLRDIWYFAMPSAALKPGQVVAKTLLGEPVAIARQADGKAYALRDICPHRGIPLSDGRMVGDEVECCYHGWRFDCEGTCTLIPSITTEQDFDSTRIRVRNYPLVEKHGGLWIYMARHDAKSLPADLPDPGLPDIPDFAEAPNIQVSMDFPCHIDHAVIGLMDPAHGPYVHKSILWRDEKSMHDKAKDFGPSEFGFAMKRHPPSKNAAAYKILGGEITTEIRFRLPGVRVEHIIAGRYQLCNLTCVTPLGPMETEVHHMVYWTAPWLTPLKPVLKPLVRRFLGQDRDVVVKQQRGLAFNPQLMLINDSDIQAKWYFRLKKSYEAWRKDGGDFDNPVRDTVLRWRS, from the coding sequence ATGAACGATCTCAGCCAAAAGACCGACGACGGTTTCCTCCGCGACATCTGGTATTTCGCCATGCCGTCCGCCGCCCTGAAGCCGGGGCAGGTGGTGGCCAAGACCCTGCTCGGAGAGCCGGTGGCGATCGCCCGTCAGGCCGACGGAAAGGCCTACGCCCTCCGCGATATCTGCCCGCACCGGGGCATCCCGCTGTCCGACGGGCGCATGGTCGGGGACGAGGTTGAGTGCTGCTACCACGGCTGGCGCTTCGATTGCGAGGGGACCTGCACGCTGATTCCCTCGATCACGACGGAGCAGGATTTCGATTCGACCCGCATCCGGGTGCGCAATTATCCGCTGGTCGAGAAACATGGCGGACTCTGGATCTATATGGCCCGGCACGACGCGAAGAGCCTGCCGGCGGACCTGCCCGATCCGGGCCTGCCGGACATTCCCGATTTTGCCGAGGCGCCGAATATCCAGGTCAGCATGGATTTTCCCTGCCATATCGATCACGCGGTGATCGGCCTGATGGATCCGGCGCACGGACCCTACGTGCACAAGAGCATTCTCTGGCGCGACGAGAAGAGCATGCACGACAAGGCGAAGGATTTCGGCCCGTCCGAGTTCGGCTTCGCCATGAAGCGCCATCCGCCCTCGAAGAACGCCGCGGCCTACAAGATCCTCGGCGGGGAGATCACCACGGAGATCCGCTTCCGCCTGCCGGGCGTCCGGGTCGAGCACATCATCGCCGGCCGTTATCAGCTCTGCAATCTCACCTGCGTGACCCCGCTCGGCCCGATGGAGACCGAGGTGCATCATATGGTCTATTGGACCGCGCCTTGGCTCACGCCGCTCAAGCCGGTGCTGAAGCCGCTGGTGAGACGCTTCCTCGGTCAGGACCGGGATGTCGTGGTGAAGCAGCAGCGCGGCCTCGCATTCAATCCGCAGCTCATGCTGATCAACGACTCGGATATCCAGGCGAAGTGGTATTTCCGGCTGAAAAAATCCTACGAGGCCTGGCGCAAGGACGGCGGCGACTTCGACAATCCGGTGCGGGACACGGTCCTGCGCTGGCGGAGTTGA
- a CDS encoding ABC transporter ATP-binding protein/permease, whose product MHFETRLWQFTEGVRGRISWAILIGLLGVSLGVARLGLLGWLIGQVFAGATLAALWPSIAGIALVMIARGWVEQWRNMVAHETAAKVQISLRRKVYDKLASLGPAYVGRERSGTISLALTDAVDRLEVYFGQYLPQLAVSLLAPLLIFAFVAFIDLPVASVMLVFALIAVFAPSLWHSSNEKSARRRQEAYAAFAAEFLDSLQGLATLKAFGQSRARGDILEVKARDVFRSTMWVLSGNVLARGITDSAIACGAAAALGLGAFRVVEGQLELTSLLVILMLGVEVFRPMRELRNVLHEGMVGLSAAKGIYRVLDGEADVEDAATGVSGTLEPSIAFEQVGFRYPGNQRTVHDRLDFAVKPGERIGLVGPSGCGKSSVVRLLLRFFDPVEGRILLGGKPLNELSFEQIRAMISVVNQDTFLFHGTVEENIRMGDPAADHAAVVAAAKAANIHAFIEGLPDGYGTVIGERGIKLSGGQRQRVAIARALLRDTPILVLDEALSAVDAENEAVIQDALNRLMKGRTTLVLAHRLSSVIDCDRILVLDQGKVAEEGAHSALMKAGGLYAGLMAEQAREAAAAKTAEPVVSEEAPEPAAETLSDIPGGAVQAPTEGIIKAEGLTWFQVVVELMKVIMPWKGRLIFTFLFGVLRVVGFIGVGVLSAFVVLALKNGEDFTPWLWALAAVAPLSGVLHWLESWLAHDMAFRLLAEMRIEAYRKLDALAPAYLVRRRTGDLMTLVTHDIELVEYFFAHTVAPAFVAILVPGCVLLWLGAESPALALTLTPFLLAVGLSPFLMRRRVDRLGSEAREASGELGAFAVDSVQGLGEIVAFQQEARRGDKLDALGQKHIDLRLPFFRELTAQQSLLEALTGLGGLAIVVTGAALAASGMIDAGVLPLLTILAMAAFLPVSEIAQIGRQLADTLGSTRRVYGLWNEPVPVTDGPGADAKGGPVSLALEKVDFRYPGQNRRAIRNFTLEIPAGKTVALVGTSGAGKTTLAQMLMRFWDPDAGRVLMNGTDLRDYKLDELRSRIALVAQDTYLFNDTLRANILLAKPGAGEEELKAAVRHASLEDLVAMLPDGLDTPVGERGTSLSGGQRQRVAIARAFLKDAPVLILDEATSHLDAVNERAVRVALNRLQSDRTTVVIAHRLSTIRDADLIAVLSEGALMETGTHEELVAKGGLYAKLVSHQLASAVAAE is encoded by the coding sequence ATGCATTTCGAAACCCGGCTCTGGCAATTCACGGAAGGTGTCCGCGGGCGCATTTCCTGGGCGATCCTGATTGGCCTGCTTGGGGTCAGTCTCGGTGTGGCCCGCCTCGGCCTGCTGGGCTGGCTCATCGGGCAGGTCTTCGCGGGCGCGACGCTGGCGGCGCTCTGGCCTTCGATTGCGGGCATCGCGCTGGTGATGATTGCCCGGGGCTGGGTCGAGCAGTGGCGCAACATGGTGGCGCACGAGACCGCCGCGAAGGTGCAGATCAGCCTCCGCCGCAAAGTCTATGACAAGCTGGCCTCGTTGGGACCTGCCTATGTCGGTCGTGAGCGCTCCGGAACCATCTCGCTGGCTCTGACCGACGCGGTCGACCGGCTCGAGGTCTATTTCGGCCAATACCTGCCCCAGCTCGCGGTCTCGCTCTTGGCGCCGCTGCTGATCTTCGCCTTTGTCGCCTTTATCGACCTGCCGGTGGCATCGGTGATGCTGGTTTTCGCCCTGATCGCGGTCTTCGCCCCCTCGCTCTGGCACAGCTCGAACGAGAAGAGCGCCAGGCGGCGGCAGGAAGCCTACGCCGCCTTCGCCGCCGAGTTTCTGGACAGCCTGCAGGGCCTCGCCACGCTGAAAGCCTTCGGCCAGAGCAGGGCACGCGGCGACATCCTGGAAGTGAAGGCGCGGGACGTGTTCCGCAGCACCATGTGGGTGCTGAGCGGCAATGTCCTGGCACGCGGAATTACCGACAGCGCGATCGCCTGCGGCGCGGCCGCTGCACTCGGGCTCGGTGCCTTCCGCGTGGTGGAGGGGCAACTGGAGCTGACCTCTCTGCTTGTCATCCTGATGCTCGGCGTCGAGGTCTTCCGGCCGATGCGCGAGCTGCGCAACGTGTTGCACGAAGGCATGGTCGGCCTCTCCGCCGCCAAAGGCATCTACCGGGTGCTCGACGGCGAGGCGGATGTCGAGGATGCCGCCACAGGTGTTTCGGGAACGCTGGAGCCTTCCATCGCCTTCGAACAGGTCGGCTTCCGCTATCCGGGCAACCAGCGCACGGTGCATGACAGGCTCGACTTCGCGGTGAAGCCGGGCGAGCGCATCGGCCTTGTCGGCCCCAGCGGCTGCGGCAAGAGTTCCGTCGTCCGCCTGCTGTTGCGTTTCTTCGACCCGGTCGAGGGCCGCATCCTGCTCGGTGGAAAGCCGCTGAACGAACTCTCCTTCGAGCAGATCCGCGCGATGATCTCCGTCGTCAATCAGGACACCTTCCTCTTCCACGGCACGGTCGAGGAGAATATCCGCATGGGCGACCCGGCGGCGGATCATGCCGCAGTCGTTGCTGCGGCGAAGGCCGCCAACATCCACGCTTTCATCGAGGGTCTGCCGGACGGCTACGGGACGGTGATCGGCGAGCGCGGCATCAAGCTCTCCGGCGGCCAGCGCCAGCGCGTGGCGATCGCCCGGGCGCTGCTGCGCGACACCCCGATCCTGGTGCTCGACGAGGCGCTCTCAGCCGTCGATGCCGAGAACGAGGCGGTGATCCAGGACGCACTGAACCGGCTGATGAAGGGCCGCACGACGCTCGTCCTCGCGCACCGGCTCTCCAGCGTGATCGATTGCGACCGCATTCTGGTGCTCGACCAAGGCAAGGTGGCCGAGGAAGGCGCTCATTCCGCCCTGATGAAGGCGGGCGGGCTCTATGCCGGTCTGATGGCGGAACAGGCACGGGAGGCTGCAGCGGCGAAGACGGCCGAGCCGGTGGTGAGCGAGGAGGCGCCGGAGCCTGCCGCCGAAACGCTTTCGGACATTCCCGGCGGGGCCGTGCAGGCGCCGACCGAAGGGATCATCAAGGCTGAAGGTCTCACCTGGTTCCAGGTGGTGGTCGAGCTGATGAAGGTCATCATGCCCTGGAAGGGGCGGCTCATCTTCACCTTCCTGTTCGGCGTGCTCCGCGTCGTCGGTTTCATCGGCGTCGGCGTGCTCAGCGCCTTCGTCGTGCTGGCTCTGAAGAACGGGGAGGATTTCACCCCCTGGCTTTGGGCGCTCGCGGCGGTGGCGCCGCTTTCCGGTGTGCTGCACTGGCTGGAGAGCTGGCTCGCCCATGACATGGCCTTCCGCCTGCTCGCCGAGATGCGGATCGAGGCCTATCGCAAGCTCGACGCGCTGGCACCGGCGTATCTCGTCCGGCGCCGGACCGGTGATCTGATGACGCTTGTCACCCACGATATCGAGTTGGTCGAGTATTTCTTCGCCCACACGGTGGCGCCGGCTTTCGTCGCCATACTGGTGCCGGGTTGCGTGCTGCTCTGGCTTGGCGCGGAAAGCCCGGCGCTGGCGCTCACCCTGACGCCGTTCCTGCTCGCGGTCGGGCTCAGCCCCTTCCTGATGCGGCGACGGGTCGACCGGCTCGGCTCGGAAGCGCGCGAGGCCTCGGGCGAGCTCGGTGCCTTCGCGGTGGACAGCGTGCAGGGCCTCGGCGAGATCGTTGCTTTCCAGCAGGAAGCGCGGCGCGGTGACAAGCTCGACGCACTCGGCCAGAAACATATCGATCTGCGGCTGCCGTTCTTCCGGGAACTGACGGCGCAGCAGAGCCTTCTGGAGGCGCTGACTGGCCTCGGCGGCCTCGCCATCGTCGTCACCGGTGCCGCGCTCGCGGCTTCGGGGATGATCGATGCGGGCGTCCTGCCGCTGCTCACCATCCTCGCCATGGCCGCCTTCCTGCCGGTCTCGGAGATCGCGCAGATCGGCCGCCAGCTCGCCGACACGCTCGGCTCGACGCGGCGGGTCTACGGTCTCTGGAACGAGCCTGTGCCAGTGACGGACGGGCCGGGCGCGGACGCCAAGGGCGGCCCGGTCTCGCTCGCGCTGGAGAAGGTGGATTTCCGCTATCCGGGGCAGAACCGCCGCGCGATCCGCAACTTCACGCTGGAGATCCCGGCGGGCAAGACGGTGGCGCTGGTCGGCACCTCCGGGGCCGGGAAGACCACTTTGGCGCAGATGCTGATGCGGTTCTGGGATCCGGATGCGGGCAGGGTGCTGATGAACGGCACTGATCTGCGCGACTACAAGCTCGACGAGCTGCGCAGCCGGATCGCGCTGGTGGCGCAGGACACCTACCTCTTCAACGACACGCTCCGCGCCAACATCCTGCTGGCAAAGCCGGGCGCGGGCGAGGAGGAACTGAAGGCGGCCGTGCGCCATGCCTCCCTGGAGGATCTGGTGGCGATGCTGCCGGATGGGCTCGACACCCCGGTCGGCGAGCGCGGCACCAGCCTTTCCGGCGGCCAGCGCCAGCGTGTCGCCATTGCGCGGGCCTTCCTGAAGGATGCTCCGGTGCTCATCCTCGACGAGGCGACCTCGCATCTCGACGCCGTGAACGAGCGCGCCGTCCGTGTTGCGCTGAACCGCTTGCAGTCCGACCGCACCACGGTGGTCATCGCCCACCGGCTCTCGACGATCCGCGACGCCGACCTGATCGCAGTGCTGAGCGAGGGCGCGCTGATGGAGACCGGGACGCATGAGGAACTGGTGGCAAAGGGCGGCCTCTACGCGAAGCTGGTCTCGCACCAGCTCGCGTCCGCGGTGGCTGCGGAGTAA
- a CDS encoding TraR/DksA family transcriptional regulator: MGFDLEQFRERLLARRAEIRNVMEAASESARPVELDQTRVGRLSRMDALQGQAMAKETERRRSLELQRIATALERIEDEEFGYCVSCGEEIPLKRLDLDPAVTTCVDCAAK, from the coding sequence ATGGGCTTTGACCTAGAGCAATTTCGCGAACGCCTGCTTGCCCGGCGAGCGGAAATCCGGAATGTGATGGAGGCGGCCTCCGAGTCGGCCCGTCCTGTCGAGCTGGACCAGACGCGGGTCGGCCGCCTGTCGCGTATGGACGCCTTGCAGGGGCAGGCCATGGCCAAGGAAACCGAACGTCGCCGCAGCCTCGAGTTGCAGCGCATCGCCACGGCCCTCGAGCGCATCGAGGACGAAGAGTTCGGCTATTGCGTTTCCTGCGGCGAGGAGATTCCACTCAAGCGGCTCGATCTCGATCCGGCGGTGACGACCTGCGTAGATTGCGCTGCAAAATGA